The Megasphaera stantonii genome includes a window with the following:
- a CDS encoding pentapeptide repeat-containing protein has protein sequence MEKKMFFGREVIEGKTFNALPEMGDKKYYVECKFKGVQAERADMSHTEFNRCEFEGCNFKNAKMQEAVFSNSYFSDCELRSADLTLAKLDHGRIDGCRIDDMRLAGASFESMYMTRNKGKALDVDSVRFGLGGATQTEYERHTAKLRQELSGEKQVKRVIGRHTGGRESERGR, from the coding sequence ATGGAAAAAAAGATGTTTTTCGGCCGGGAAGTGATTGAAGGCAAGACCTTCAATGCGCTTCCAGAGATGGGCGATAAGAAATATTATGTGGAATGCAAATTTAAAGGCGTGCAGGCTGAAAGAGCGGATATGTCGCATACGGAGTTCAACCGCTGCGAGTTTGAAGGCTGCAACTTTAAAAACGCAAAGATGCAGGAGGCCGTCTTCAGCAATTCGTATTTTAGTGACTGCGAATTACGTAGCGCTGATTTGACGTTGGCCAAGCTGGATCACGGGCGGATAGACGGGTGCCGGATTGACGACATGCGCCTCGCCGGCGCCTCGTTTGAGAGCATGTATATGACGCGTAATAAGGGCAAGGCTTTGGATGTGGATTCCGTGCGGTTTGGGCTCGGCGGGGCGACGCAGACGGAATATGAACGGCATACGGCGAAGCTTAGGCAGGAATTATCTGGGGAAAAACAGGTAAAGAGGGTTATTGGCCGCCATACAGGCGGCCGAGAATCGGAAAGAGGGCGGTGA
- a CDS encoding phage replisome organizer N-terminal domain-containing protein: MSNKKYYFMKIKDDFLDRDDIKWLMSEPDGPQYVCLYLALCIRSLRHEGKLIQQVGNDEIPYDVHGLSRLTGMPPSVVEAGMHRLIRAQLVEILPPTEAMMTGAFYISHYESMVGSETDSAIRMRKMRQNRQAATRMQKMRSRKKEALPPGNAVKNT; the protein is encoded by the coding sequence ATGAGCAATAAGAAATACTATTTCATGAAAATAAAAGATGACTTTTTGGATCGGGACGATATAAAATGGCTTATGAGCGAACCAGACGGTCCGCAGTATGTCTGCCTGTATTTAGCCTTGTGTATACGTTCGTTACGTCATGAAGGCAAGCTGATTCAGCAGGTAGGGAACGATGAAATACCGTACGATGTGCACGGATTGAGCCGGTTGACCGGCATGCCTCCATCCGTAGTCGAGGCCGGTATGCACCGGCTGATCCGGGCGCAGCTCGTAGAAATTCTGCCGCCGACGGAAGCGATGATGACCGGCGCTTTTTACATATCTCATTATGAGTCGATGGTCGGAAGCGAGACGGACAGCGCTATCCGGATGCGTAAAATGAGGCAGAACAGGCAGGCTGCTACAAGGATGCAGAAAATGAGATCCCGAAAAAAAGAAGCTTTGCCACCAGGAAATGCTGTAAAAAATACGTGA
- a CDS encoding phage replisome organizer N-terminal domain-containing protein — translation MKMEKRNWSDSLFPDFEEGGMRDRNGRIYFYRLGLDFMSDETIEWLEEEDKSQIYAYFYLKLCLAFLRKDGLLQQNVGERKLPCSMEYIAHKTRVPVHIVKQGMVKLEHVGLIKKLEDGRYYIPTLLEHLGSECGAAKRMRRMRYRKKAGEG, via the coding sequence ATGAAGATGGAAAAAAGAAACTGGTCAGATAGTTTATTTCCTGACTTTGAAGAAGGCGGCATGAGAGACAGAAACGGCCGGATATATTTTTATCGGCTGGGATTGGATTTTATGTCGGACGAAACCATTGAATGGCTGGAAGAGGAAGATAAAAGCCAAATATACGCTTATTTTTACTTGAAGCTGTGCCTGGCGTTTTTGCGTAAAGACGGCCTGCTCCAACAAAATGTCGGTGAGCGGAAATTGCCGTGCAGCATGGAGTATATCGCCCATAAAACTCGAGTACCGGTGCACATAGTCAAGCAAGGGATGGTAAAACTTGAACACGTCGGATTGATTAAAAAACTGGAAGATGGGCGGTATTATATACCCACGCTGCTCGAACATCTGGGCTCCGAGTGCGGTGCTGCCAAACGGATGCGCCGTATGCGATACCGGAAAAAAGCAGGGGAGGGCTAA
- a CDS encoding ArdC family protein, with the protein MAMPNKLEEQRKQLVDKIVADMEAGKAFFWEPGYTAHRMVNAVTGKPYRGGNAISLMAASEAKGYDDPRWCTFNQAKENGWHVKKGEKGTAIEVWKAYEIEKSDERAADSEEPKKETRYWRVAGYTVFNAKQIDGIPAMPERTAEEIAAERKKQIAELELLIKNSEAEIFHDQTAKNFYRKTDDTIHVIAPEKFDSIDHYYATVTHEIAHSTGAEKRLGRDLRGTFGQPDYAKEELRAEMASMFIQQEYNVRFDKKHYENHAAYLTSWMQVLKRDPNELYRAASDAEKAVDYMKSHMIERDLKKEEEKTVQMTAEKDVCQEAVTAKTPPQERPKHNIQRTIELKPRKRRVVARRSPAKEQGRERALSR; encoded by the coding sequence ATGGCGATGCCGAATAAGCTGGAAGAGCAGCGGAAGCAACTGGTAGATAAGATTGTCGCTGATATGGAAGCCGGCAAGGCCTTTTTCTGGGAACCGGGATATACGGCACACCGGATGGTCAATGCCGTGACTGGCAAACCCTACCGCGGCGGCAATGCCATATCCCTGATGGCTGCGTCTGAAGCCAAGGGATATGATGATCCGCGCTGGTGTACCTTTAATCAGGCCAAGGAAAACGGCTGGCATGTGAAAAAAGGCGAAAAAGGGACGGCCATCGAAGTTTGGAAGGCCTATGAGATAGAGAAAAGCGATGAAAGGGCGGCGGATAGCGAAGAGCCGAAAAAGGAAACGCGCTATTGGCGGGTTGCCGGTTATACCGTTTTTAATGCCAAGCAGATAGACGGCATCCCGGCTATGCCGGAACGGACGGCTGAAGAAATCGCCGCGGAACGGAAAAAGCAGATCGCCGAGCTGGAGCTGCTCATTAAAAATAGTGAAGCTGAAATTTTCCATGACCAGACTGCAAAGAACTTTTATCGCAAGACGGACGATACGATTCACGTTATTGCGCCGGAAAAATTTGATTCGATTGACCATTATTATGCGACGGTTACCCATGAAATTGCCCACAGCACTGGTGCTGAAAAACGGCTTGGCCGGGATTTAAGAGGTACGTTCGGACAGCCGGATTATGCTAAAGAAGAGTTACGGGCAGAAATGGCTTCTATGTTTATTCAGCAAGAATATAACGTCCGATTTGACAAAAAACACTATGAAAACCATGCGGCCTATTTGACCAGCTGGATGCAGGTGTTGAAGCGTGATCCCAATGAATTGTACCGTGCTGCAAGCGATGCAGAAAAAGCAGTCGATTATATGAAGTCCCATATGATTGAGCGGGATCTGAAGAAGGAAGAAGAAAAAACTGTGCAAATGACAGCTGAAAAAGATGTATGCCAAGAAGCTGTCACGGCCAAGACGCCGCCGCAAGAACGGCCGAAGCATAATATCCAGCGGACCATTGAACTTAAGCCCCGGAAACGGCGCGTCGTAGCACGGCGCAGCCCTGCAAAGGAACAAGGACGGGAACGCGCTTTGAGCCGGTAG
- a CDS encoding helix-turn-helix domain-containing protein, with protein MEKERIYPDDVDRLLSIDEVAARLRTSPAFVRELMDAGLLIGLKFKKNRRVRKVTLNRFLEKYDGCDMYDVLQQAVGAEK; from the coding sequence ATGGAAAAAGAACGAATCTACCCAGATGACGTCGACCGGCTGCTGTCCATCGACGAAGTAGCTGCCAGGCTTCGCACTTCGCCGGCCTTTGTGCGGGAGCTGATGGATGCCGGGCTGCTGATTGGGCTGAAGTTTAAGAAGAACCGGCGGGTGCGGAAAGTCACGCTGAACCGTTTTTTAGAGAAGTATGACGGCTGTGATATGTATGACGTATTGCAGCAAGCTGTAGGAGCTGAGAAGTGA
- a CDS encoding DUF739 domain-containing protein codes for MNVEFNYAHLRGFIAEHFKSIDNFAKFLGIGTTALYDRLGNRVPFTQREIDKVANHATERKLSAEEISVLFFTHKIRKTV; via the coding sequence TTGAATGTAGAATTCAATTATGCTCATTTAAGAGGATTCATTGCTGAACACTTTAAGAGCATTGACAATTTTGCAAAGTTCCTAGGAATAGGCACCACTGCTTTATATGATAGATTAGGGAATCGTGTGCCTTTTACCCAACGGGAAATTGATAAAGTTGCCAATCATGCTACTGAAAGGAAATTATCAGCGGAAGAAATTTCTGTTCTTTTTTTTACCCATAAAATACGGAAAACCGTATAA
- a CDS encoding helix-turn-helix domain-containing protein: protein MENILITRIKQIMNEKNITPAELSRLTGIRPSSISDYLVGKYMPKQDKIALISDALSVNPGWLMGYEENPKFNFYATAHEQSLIKKYRLISPEGKETVDTILDIQYKAVQPKVKENEAI from the coding sequence ATGGAAAATATTTTGATAACACGTATAAAACAGATCATGAATGAAAAAAATATTACGCCTGCTGAATTATCACGGTTAACGGGAATTCGCCCATCTTCCATCTCTGATTATTTAGTGGGAAAATACATGCCTAAACAAGATAAAATCGCACTAATTTCAGATGCTTTATCTGTAAATCCGGGCTGGTTAATGGGATATGAAGAAAACCCTAAATTTAACTTTTATGCAACTGCGCATGAGCAGTCACTAATAAAAAAATACCGTCTCATTTCCCCAGAAGGAAAAGAAACGGTAGATACAATTTTAGACATTCAATATAAAGCCGTGCAACCTAAAGTGAAAGAAAACGAGGCAATATAA
- a CDS encoding NYN domain-containing protein: protein MKVAIMIDGGFYRRRAQACLGEKTAQDRANELIQYCYRHLNRFSSESNELYRIFYYDCPPMEKKVYHPLLKKTIDFGKTDLFTWTTDFFEELRKKRKVALRLGKLSDEQAHFNIRPQVFRKIIAGTKSIDELTENDFSINVDQKGVDIKIGIDIASLAYKKQVERIILISGDSDFVPAAKLARREGIDFILDPLYNHIKPDLYEHIDGLYTCDSSYKPQK, encoded by the coding sequence ATGAAAGTTGCCATAATGATTGATGGTGGATTTTATCGACGCCGAGCCCAGGCTTGTTTAGGCGAAAAAACAGCTCAGGATCGTGCTAATGAATTGATTCAGTATTGTTACCGGCATTTAAATCGTTTTTCTTCAGAAAGCAATGAATTATATAGAATTTTTTACTATGACTGCCCTCCAATGGAAAAGAAGGTTTATCATCCATTATTAAAGAAAACTATTGATTTCGGAAAAACAGATTTATTCACTTGGACTACTGATTTTTTTGAAGAATTACGTAAAAAACGCAAAGTTGCACTTCGCCTTGGCAAATTATCCGATGAACAAGCACATTTTAATATACGGCCACAAGTTTTTAGAAAAATCATTGCAGGCACCAAATCCATTGATGAATTAACAGAAAATGATTTTAGCATCAATGTTGACCAAAAAGGCGTCGATATAAAAATAGGAATTGATATTGCATCACTGGCTTATAAAAAACAAGTGGAACGGATCATCCTGATCTCCGGAGACAGCGATTTCGTTCCCGCTGCAAAATTGGCTCGACGCGAAGGAATAGATTTTATTCTGGACCCGTTATATAACCATATAAAACCAGATTTATATGAACATATCGATGGTCTCTATACCTGTGATTCGTCCTATAAGCCTCAAAAGTAG
- a CDS encoding recombinase family protein, producing MTKTAVIYARYSSNRQREESIEGQIRECKAFAAQNNLSIIHEYIDRAFSAKTVNRPDFLKMIEDSSKHAFDYVIVYTLDRFSRNRYDSAVYKYKLKKNGVRVLSAKEKIADDPSGIILESVIEGCSEYFLADLAQKVKRGMLENVINGKWPGGNIPYGFYLGPDKHLHFNHEQVSGVRLIFSLLASGQKYSSIVKTLNEKGYRTSFNKPWTRNSLSHIARNPIYIGTFNYQGQVFKNYVPPMVSLADFDAVQRMFNKRKRTGLVSPKSANYALVGKIYCGLCGCAYTGVSGTSRNGNKYYYYTCSSKNNGSEKSKRLDKKCSSKNLRRDELEKAILDTTIQILSAPNSIKSIAKQVAAFQEKNKDSGIVERLEKEMEEVQKKLTNSIKAIEQGIFSETIKNNIERYEHEVLELQEAISKEKLIAKAFTITEEFVEYYLTSFLKKIKKYDECKLDMFETFIRRIIVFDDHIEIQYNYNKDIPILDNHAVLPCSSMHNLVGPPGFEPGTNRL from the coding sequence ATGACAAAAACAGCCGTCATTTACGCCAGATATTCGTCAAATAGACAGAGAGAAGAATCCATTGAAGGGCAAATTAGAGAGTGTAAAGCATTTGCTGCCCAAAATAATTTGTCAATTATCCACGAATATATAGACAGAGCTTTTTCTGCAAAAACGGTTAACCGGCCCGATTTTCTGAAAATGATTGAAGATAGCAGCAAGCATGCCTTTGATTATGTAATAGTTTATACGTTGGACCGGTTTTCGCGCAACAGGTACGATTCAGCTGTCTACAAGTACAAACTCAAAAAAAACGGAGTCCGAGTTTTATCCGCCAAGGAAAAAATCGCAGACGATCCGTCGGGCATCATATTAGAGTCGGTCATTGAAGGCTGCTCCGAATATTTTTTAGCAGATCTCGCTCAAAAAGTAAAACGAGGCATGTTGGAAAATGTAATAAATGGCAAATGGCCCGGCGGTAATATCCCTTATGGCTTTTACCTAGGACCTGATAAGCATCTGCACTTTAACCATGAACAAGTCTCTGGCGTTCGCCTCATTTTTTCTCTACTAGCCTCTGGGCAAAAATACTCATCAATCGTAAAGACCTTGAATGAAAAAGGCTATCGCACATCATTTAATAAACCATGGACACGAAATAGTTTGTCCCATATAGCCAGGAATCCTATTTATATCGGGACATTTAACTATCAGGGGCAAGTCTTTAAAAATTACGTTCCCCCAATGGTTTCCCTCGCTGATTTCGACGCTGTACAACGTATGTTTAATAAACGTAAGAGAACCGGCCTAGTTTCCCCTAAAAGCGCTAACTATGCGTTGGTAGGTAAAATATATTGCGGTCTCTGCGGATGCGCTTATACGGGCGTCAGCGGCACTTCTCGCAATGGCAACAAGTATTATTACTACACATGCTCATCCAAAAACAACGGTTCCGAGAAAAGCAAGCGTTTGGACAAAAAATGCAGTTCGAAAAACTTACGCCGGGACGAATTGGAAAAAGCTATATTAGACACGACCATTCAAATTCTCTCCGCACCCAACTCTATAAAATCAATTGCAAAACAGGTCGCAGCTTTCCAAGAAAAGAACAAAGATAGCGGCATAGTAGAGCGATTAGAAAAAGAGATGGAAGAAGTGCAGAAAAAGCTAACAAATTCCATCAAAGCCATTGAGCAAGGCATTTTTTCCGAAACAATAAAAAATAATATCGAACGATACGAACATGAAGTGTTAGAATTACAAGAAGCCATTTCTAAAGAAAAGCTAATCGCAAAAGCGTTTACTATAACGGAAGAATTCGTCGAATACTATCTCACATCATTTTTGAAGAAAATAAAAAAATACGACGAATGCAAGCTCGATATGTTCGAAACTTTCATTCGCCGTATCATAGTCTTTGATGATCATATTGAAATTCAATACAATTACAACAAAGATATTCCAATACTCGACAACCACGCGGTATTACCGTGTTCGAGTATGCATAATCTGGTGGGCCCACCTGGATTTGAACCAGGGACCAACCGGTTATGA
- the rpoD gene encoding RNA polymerase sigma factor RpoD, whose translation MVKTTDAVENTIEKKAGAKKSTAKKAPKRKTSKKKEPAKQMSEQERREIVLQHIKQLLQTGQKKGCLTYTEIMNVMEEDDLSPEQIDKMYELFADKGIDIIGEDDSLNDNDDLNVDDDGEPVPDLHNVDLSVPEGINIDDPVRMYLKEIGRVPLLSATEEIALAQAIERGNSPDATEEELKAGAMAKKKLTDANLRLVVSIAKRYVGRGMLFLDLIQEGNLGLLKAVDKFDYSKGYKFSTYATWWIRQAITRAIADQARTIRIPVHMVETINKLIRISRQLLQDKGREPLPEEIAEKMDIPVERVREIMKIAQEPVSLETPIGEEEDSHLGDFIEDSEAIAPDDAASFILLKEQIEDVFSCLTDRERKVLYLRFGLKDGRPRTLEEVGQHFNVTRERIRQIEGKALSKLRNWGKREKIKDFL comes from the coding sequence ATGGTAAAAACGACAGATGCAGTTGAAAATACAATAGAAAAGAAAGCCGGCGCGAAGAAAAGTACAGCGAAGAAAGCGCCGAAACGCAAAACAAGTAAGAAAAAAGAACCGGCAAAGCAGATGAGCGAACAAGAACGCCGTGAAATCGTCCTGCAGCACATTAAGCAGCTTCTCCAAACGGGCCAGAAAAAAGGCTGTCTCACGTATACGGAAATCATGAACGTCATGGAAGAGGACGACCTGTCGCCGGAACAAATCGACAAGATGTACGAGCTGTTTGCTGATAAGGGCATCGACATCATCGGCGAAGACGATTCCCTGAACGACAACGACGACCTTAACGTCGACGACGACGGCGAACCCGTTCCCGATCTGCACAACGTCGATTTAAGCGTTCCCGAGGGCATTAATATCGACGACCCTGTCCGCATGTATCTGAAGGAAATCGGCCGGGTACCCCTCCTGTCGGCGACGGAAGAAATCGCGTTGGCCCAGGCTATCGAGCGAGGCAATTCGCCCGATGCGACGGAAGAAGAATTAAAGGCCGGAGCTATGGCCAAGAAAAAACTGACCGATGCGAACCTGCGCCTCGTCGTCAGCATTGCCAAGCGGTACGTAGGACGAGGCATGCTGTTCCTCGATCTCATTCAGGAAGGCAATCTGGGCCTCTTGAAAGCCGTCGACAAATTCGATTACAGCAAGGGCTATAAATTCAGTACCTATGCAACATGGTGGATTCGCCAGGCCATTACCCGGGCTATTGCCGATCAAGCCCGGACGATACGCATTCCCGTCCACATGGTCGAAACGATTAATAAGCTCATCCGCATTTCCCGTCAGCTCCTGCAGGATAAAGGCAGAGAGCCCCTGCCGGAAGAAATTGCCGAAAAGATGGATATTCCCGTAGAACGCGTCCGGGAAATCATGAAGATTGCCCAGGAACCGGTATCGCTGGAAACGCCTATTGGCGAAGAAGAAGACTCCCATTTGGGAGACTTTATCGAAGACTCCGAAGCGATTGCTCCGGACGACGCAGCGTCCTTTATTTTGCTGAAAGAGCAGATCGAAGACGTGTTCTCCTGCCTGACGGACAGGGAACGCAAGGTCCTGTACCTGCGCTTCGGCTTGAAGGACGGCCGTCCCAGAACGCTGGAAGAAGTAGGCCAGCATTTTAACGTCACGCGCGAACGAATCCGCCAGATTGAAGGCAAGGCTCTCAGCAAGCTGCGCAATTGGGGCAAGCGGGAAAAGATTAAAGATTTTCTTTAA
- the dnaG gene encoding DNA primase: protein MRRFSSEFIEQVRQANDIVGVISGYVSLKRQGRNFWACCPFHSEKTASFSVAADKGFFYCFGCHASGDVFKFIMMQEHVSFSDAVTMLAERAHIPLPEIQKSAEEIERERLAGRLYQINEMAGNFFHNCLTKTHYGEPGLAYFHKRRVSDGTIREFKLGFAPDSWNKLTDAFMKKGVSGKDLVLLGLAKEKNGRFYDAFRNRVIFPIRDGRSRIVGFGGRVLDDSRPKYLNSPETPIFNKRRLLFAMDLAHKAIYEEGKAVLVEGYMDVVAAHDKGIRNVVASLGTSFTLEQARLLQRQADELVLSYDMDGAGRQATLRAMEIVRGMGLRIRVVSLPQGKDPDEYINSAGPEKFKEAVANAPNALDYMLQTALRQYDGTTLEGKSSITAMVLPVVATVDNRVVLDGFLKKMARQIQIDETAVRSEFNKYVAKHPELGQQQVVISPTVFHENAAARGQGSMAVAEENILRFLLEKPSACERIRQKIDIAFFMDERRRRIYQTILDVYASQGAYAKADIQQRLTPEEAEEVARIMILQDVPMDEAVLMDYVRRFRLAELQKQYIEHSQKATAYSRNNDQRVIEELAACKRINEEIKKWS from the coding sequence GTGAGGAGATTTTCCAGTGAATTCATTGAACAGGTGCGGCAAGCCAACGACATCGTCGGCGTCATATCAGGGTATGTGTCCCTGAAGCGCCAGGGACGGAATTTCTGGGCCTGCTGTCCTTTTCACAGTGAAAAAACAGCGTCTTTCAGCGTCGCCGCTGACAAAGGTTTTTTTTATTGTTTCGGCTGTCATGCCTCGGGCGACGTATTTAAATTCATTATGATGCAGGAGCACGTTTCCTTTTCCGACGCCGTGACGATGCTGGCCGAGCGGGCTCATATCCCCCTGCCGGAAATCCAGAAGTCGGCTGAGGAAATCGAACGGGAACGGCTGGCAGGCCGCTTGTATCAAATCAATGAAATGGCCGGGAATTTTTTTCATAATTGTCTGACGAAAACTCATTACGGAGAACCGGGACTGGCCTACTTTCACAAGCGCCGCGTATCCGACGGGACGATCCGGGAATTTAAGCTCGGTTTCGCGCCGGACAGCTGGAACAAGCTGACTGATGCCTTTATGAAAAAAGGCGTGTCGGGAAAGGATTTGGTGCTGTTGGGACTGGCGAAGGAAAAGAACGGCCGTTTTTACGATGCCTTCCGCAATCGGGTTATCTTTCCCATACGGGACGGCCGCAGCCGCATTGTCGGATTCGGCGGCCGCGTGCTGGACGACAGCCGGCCGAAATACCTGAATTCTCCCGAAACGCCTATATTTAATAAACGCCGCTTATTATTTGCCATGGATCTGGCTCACAAAGCCATTTATGAAGAGGGAAAGGCGGTCCTCGTCGAAGGCTACATGGACGTCGTAGCAGCTCACGACAAGGGCATACGCAACGTCGTAGCCTCTCTGGGTACGTCGTTTACGCTGGAGCAGGCCCGCCTGCTGCAGCGGCAGGCCGACGAGCTGGTACTGTCCTACGACATGGACGGCGCCGGCCGGCAGGCGACGCTGCGGGCGATGGAGATCGTCCGCGGCATGGGCCTGCGGATACGCGTCGTGTCGCTGCCCCAGGGAAAGGATCCGGACGAATATATTAATTCAGCCGGGCCGGAAAAATTTAAAGAAGCCGTTGCCAACGCGCCCAACGCTCTGGACTATATGCTCCAGACGGCGCTGCGCCAATACGACGGCACGACGCTGGAAGGAAAATCCTCCATTACGGCCATGGTTCTTCCCGTCGTGGCGACCGTAGACAACCGGGTCGTTTTAGACGGCTTTTTAAAGAAAATGGCCAGGCAAATACAAATTGATGAAACAGCTGTCCGCAGCGAATTTAATAAATACGTGGCCAAGCATCCGGAATTAGGCCAGCAGCAAGTCGTCATATCGCCGACAGTGTTTCATGAAAACGCGGCGGCCCGTGGACAAGGCTCCATGGCTGTGGCGGAAGAAAATATTCTGCGCTTCTTATTGGAAAAACCGTCGGCATGCGAACGCATCCGGCAGAAAATCGATATCGCCTTTTTTATGGATGAACGCCGGCGCCGCATATATCAAACTATTTTAGACGTCTACGCCTCGCAGGGGGCCTATGCCAAAGCGGATATTCAGCAGCGCCTGACGCCGGAAGAGGCGGAAGAAGTAGCGCGGATTATGATTTTGCAGGACGTCCCTATGGACGAAGCCGTGCTGATGGATTATGTCAGGCGGTTCCGCTTAGCCGAGCTGCAGAAGCAGTATATCGAGCACAGCCAAAAAGCGACTGCGTACAGCCGCAATAACGACCAGCGGGTTATAGAAGAATTAGCAGCATGCAAGCGAATAAACGAAGAAATCAAGAAGTGGTCTTAG
- a CDS encoding RluA family pseudouridine synthase, with amino-acid sequence MIHFTVGPLSRPTSLLGALRHFGVSSTLRRRIKRNGVCTVNGQIASTTQFVYEGDIVCVDLPQVNSFSPEPIPLSIAYEDDYLLVVDKPAGLLMHPTAAVRQGTLANAVAYYYEQSRQHCSYHPMHRLDKNTSGLCMIAKEPQVQSQFDKKETAYKRLYMALTEGRFPSPFATVRSPISRCPDSIITRQVMAGGKPAHTDFTCLAAGDAYSLVSVCLHTGRTHQIRVHSAYLGYPLVGDDLYGGSRALMTRQALHAYAMQFVHPMTGQLISVNSPLPADMARLVSQAGWNYIYARLH; translated from the coding sequence ATGATTCATTTTACAGTAGGCCCGCTATCCAGGCCCACGAGCCTTCTCGGAGCGCTGCGCCATTTCGGCGTCTCGTCGACGCTGCGCCGCCGCATCAAACGCAACGGCGTCTGCACGGTCAACGGCCAGATTGCTTCGACAACGCAGTTTGTCTATGAAGGCGACATAGTCTGCGTCGACCTGCCTCAGGTCAATTCGTTTTCGCCTGAGCCCATCCCTTTGTCTATCGCCTACGAGGACGACTACCTCCTCGTCGTCGACAAGCCCGCAGGCCTGCTCATGCACCCGACGGCAGCCGTGCGGCAGGGTACGCTGGCCAACGCCGTGGCGTACTACTACGAGCAAAGCCGTCAGCACTGCTCGTACCACCCGATGCACCGCTTGGACAAGAATACGTCGGGCTTGTGCATGATTGCCAAGGAACCGCAGGTACAGTCCCAATTCGATAAAAAAGAGACAGCCTATAAACGGCTGTACATGGCGTTGACGGAAGGCCGCTTTCCCAGCCCCTTCGCCACTGTCCGCAGCCCTATCAGCCGCTGCCCGGACAGCATCATTACCCGTCAGGTCATGGCCGGCGGAAAACCGGCCCATACGGATTTCACCTGCCTGGCCGCCGGCGACGCCTACAGCCTGGTCAGCGTCTGCCTGCACACGGGCCGGACCCACCAGATCCGCGTACACAGCGCCTACCTCGGGTATCCCTTGGTCGGCGACGACTTGTACGGCGGTTCACGGGCCCTTATGACGCGGCAGGCGCTGCACGCCTATGCCATGCAGTTCGTCCATCCCATGACGGGACAGCTTATTTCGGTCAATTCCCCCCTCCCTGCTGATATGGCGCGCCTTGTCAGCCAGGCCGGCTGGAATTACATATACGCAAGGCTTCATTAA